A single genomic interval of Ferrimicrobium sp. harbors:
- a CDS encoding amidohydrolase family protein, with protein MRIIAIEEHFAPRDLEAARGGATNYPNELGTLLDEVGEQRIADMDRYGISFQVLASTPPNATSAAEATRWNDRLATIIAAHPDRFGGFASLSTPEPESCPAELERAINDLGFYGAMIHGHANGVFCDSPSLYPTFAKAEELGVPIYLHPTPPVPAVFDAYYRDLKPDVAQVLSTSGWGWHAETGLHALRLIVAGVFERFPGLQIIIGHMGENLPFSLARAESTLGRVTPELTRSISQTFCENFYVTTSGYFTLPPLVCAAMVLGVDRLIFSVDYPFARNEEARAFLDTIPFSLGDRHKIAHANVERLLPIPI; from the coding sequence ATGCGGATCATCGCTATCGAAGAACACTTTGCCCCACGTGACCTTGAGGCAGCGCGGGGTGGCGCAACGAACTACCCCAATGAGCTCGGCACGCTTCTTGACGAGGTGGGTGAGCAGCGCATCGCTGACATGGATCGCTATGGCATCTCCTTTCAGGTACTCGCCTCGACGCCACCGAATGCTACCAGTGCTGCAGAGGCGACGAGGTGGAACGACCGGCTTGCCACCATTATTGCTGCCCATCCTGATCGATTTGGAGGATTTGCCTCGCTGTCCACTCCAGAACCGGAATCCTGTCCAGCCGAACTTGAGCGGGCGATCAACGACCTCGGGTTCTACGGAGCGATGATCCATGGCCATGCGAACGGTGTTTTCTGTGACTCACCCAGCCTGTATCCCACGTTCGCGAAGGCGGAGGAGCTGGGAGTCCCGATCTACCTTCACCCGACGCCCCCTGTCCCGGCCGTGTTTGACGCATACTATCGCGATCTCAAGCCCGATGTCGCGCAGGTTCTCTCAACAAGTGGTTGGGGATGGCATGCAGAAACAGGCCTGCACGCATTGCGTCTTATCGTCGCTGGAGTCTTCGAGAGATTCCCAGGGCTCCAGATCATCATCGGCCACATGGGAGAGAACCTACCATTTTCGCTCGCGAGAGCAGAGTCCACCCTGGGGCGCGTCACTCCCGAGCTGACTCGCTCGATCAGCCAAACCTTTTGTGAGAATTTTTACGTCACCACTTCGGGCTACTTCACTCTCCCCCCGCTGGTGTGTGCCGCGATGGTTCTCGGTGTCGACCGACTTATTTTCTCCGTTGATTATCCTTTTGCTCGCAACGAAGAGGCTCGAGCCTTTCTCGATACCATACCGTTTTCCCTCGGCGATCGACACAAGATCGCCCATGCAAATGTTGAACGCTTACTTCCAATCCCGATCTAG
- a CDS encoding NAD(P)H-dependent oxidoreductase has protein sequence MQLFRLDASIRTEGSHSSQMADIVEQEWRDAHPDGRVITRHLGKDPIPSTIWPVAVMAAYTPSKERTPQQRDAVALVTELTDELLDADAIIVAAPLYNYGVSQHLKAWIDLIITDARMSAATSPLAGKPAVLVTARGGAYGEGTPREGWDHATPWMRRIFADVFQLDLRIVETEFTLVGVNPALDDFKELAATMRAAAETTAREYGRAIARSEGTAA, from the coding sequence TTGCAACTTTTCCGTCTTGACGCCAGTATTCGCACCGAGGGATCGCACAGCAGCCAGATGGCTGACATCGTCGAACAGGAGTGGCGTGACGCTCACCCGGACGGCCGTGTCATCACCCGCCATCTCGGCAAGGATCCGATCCCTTCCACCATCTGGCCAGTAGCCGTGATGGCCGCCTATACACCTTCCAAAGAGAGGACGCCCCAACAGCGTGATGCAGTAGCGCTCGTCACCGAACTCACCGACGAGTTGCTCGATGCAGATGCGATCATTGTGGCGGCTCCCCTCTACAACTATGGTGTCTCCCAACACCTGAAGGCCTGGATCGATCTGATCATCACCGATGCGCGCATGAGTGCTGCGACAAGCCCACTTGCAGGGAAACCAGCCGTGCTGGTGACCGCTCGAGGAGGAGCCTACGGGGAAGGAACACCGCGAGAGGGATGGGACCATGCGACCCCATGGATGCGGCGCATATTCGCTGATGTTTTCCAACTCGACCTTCGCATCGTTGAAACAGAGTTCACCCTGGTCGGTGTGAACCCCGCACTGGATGATTTCAAGGAGCTGGCTGCCACTATGCGTGCAGCGGCAGAGACAACGGCGCGTGAATACGGTCGAGCCATCGCTCGGAGTGAAGGCACCGCCGCCTAA
- a CDS encoding helix-turn-helix domain-containing protein, whose translation MESSRDACAVRHCDAGLVRAFEVLGKRWSGLVLGTLSKGPAGFSEMRRSLAPITDSVLSERLNELVAAGLLTRSVKATRPPGVSYELTDAGTAIIPILDELARWATEHLVSREAELAKHDPTIVSRADR comes from the coding sequence ATGGAGTCCTCGCGAGATGCATGCGCCGTTCGGCACTGTGATGCAGGGCTGGTGCGCGCCTTCGAAGTACTAGGGAAGCGTTGGAGCGGGCTCGTGCTGGGAACACTCAGTAAGGGGCCAGCGGGTTTTTCGGAGATGCGAAGATCCCTCGCCCCGATCACCGATTCGGTGCTGTCAGAACGGTTGAACGAGTTGGTCGCGGCGGGACTCTTGACAAGATCCGTCAAGGCTACACGGCCACCGGGGGTGAGCTACGAGCTTACTGATGCAGGGACTGCGATCATCCCCATCCTGGACGAACTAGCCAGATGGGCGACGGAACATCTCGTGAGTCGGGAGGCTGAGCTCGCCAAGCACGATCCCACGATCGTGTCGCGCGCTGATCGTTAG
- a CDS encoding EAL domain-containing protein gives MGVGQIGWKAGGPESIFERLMGETMELVPAADGVAIEIAKGDILYQIAGSGRLCRPADRRVSVSRTTSGQAMRSGVIQICHEATSAANPSKALWAELGINSMIYVPLLRGREGIGVLLLASSLPHAFSPKDVLQLSGVADFVASVTGAVLDFIDVTEQAEIATTRGQLASQVTPDACPFALARSAFITKVLQPETQRRASTRRRIEKVMRTGALTMVAQPIMSLDANRQIVEVEALARFNTTPSRAPDYWFHEASSVGLGVALELFAIRRGLELLTRLPDSVSLAINAGPATFVSDELGEILGTVDATRVIVELTEHTDIVDSPQLQGACRNLRGLGCRIAIDDTGTGFASLAVVLQVAPDIIKIDRELTRGIDTHPVRRALASALVTFGNEIGAEVVAEGIETIEQLNTLVDVGVRYGQGFYLARPAPLAELDQLFATLRPWHRGHARFERERSPDAPVIDGQRQSPHAKNPSMG, from the coding sequence ATGGGAGTAGGGCAGATAGGTTGGAAGGCCGGTGGGCCAGAGTCGATATTTGAACGACTCATGGGTGAGACGATGGAGCTAGTCCCCGCAGCCGATGGCGTGGCAATTGAGATCGCCAAAGGGGATATCCTCTACCAGATTGCTGGCTCGGGTCGATTGTGTCGCCCCGCTGATAGACGGGTGAGCGTCTCAAGGACCACCTCTGGTCAGGCCATGAGGTCCGGTGTAATTCAGATCTGTCATGAGGCAACGAGCGCTGCCAACCCGAGTAAGGCACTCTGGGCGGAGCTGGGGATCAACTCCATGATCTATGTCCCCCTTCTTCGAGGACGAGAGGGCATTGGTGTCTTGCTCCTCGCCTCATCCCTCCCTCATGCCTTCTCGCCCAAAGACGTGCTCCAACTCTCGGGTGTGGCTGACTTTGTTGCCAGCGTGACCGGGGCGGTCCTTGACTTCATCGACGTGACCGAGCAGGCCGAGATCGCCACCACCCGAGGCCAGCTCGCCTCCCAAGTCACCCCAGATGCGTGCCCCTTTGCCCTCGCCCGCTCGGCCTTCATCACTAAGGTGCTCCAACCCGAGACCCAGCGACGCGCCAGTACACGTCGCCGGATTGAGAAGGTCATGCGAACGGGTGCGCTTACGATGGTGGCACAGCCCATCATGAGCCTGGATGCGAACCGTCAAATCGTCGAAGTTGAGGCGCTCGCTCGGTTCAATACCACCCCAAGTAGGGCTCCGGACTACTGGTTTCATGAAGCATCTTCGGTCGGCCTCGGGGTTGCTCTGGAACTCTTCGCGATCCGCCGCGGACTGGAACTCCTCACACGGTTGCCCGATTCGGTCTCTCTCGCCATCAACGCGGGGCCAGCGACCTTTGTATCGGACGAACTGGGTGAGATCCTTGGTACCGTTGACGCAACGAGAGTGATCGTCGAACTCACCGAACACACTGACATTGTGGATTCACCACAGCTCCAGGGAGCCTGTCGGAACCTTCGAGGTCTTGGTTGTAGAATCGCCATCGATGACACCGGTACTGGCTTCGCTAGTCTTGCCGTCGTCCTCCAGGTCGCCCCAGACATCATCAAGATCGATCGAGAGCTGACCAGGGGGATCGACACCCATCCGGTGCGAAGAGCCTTGGCGAGTGCGCTCGTGACCTTTGGGAACGAGATCGGAGCAGAGGTGGTCGCGGAGGGGATCGAGACTATCGAACAGCTCAACACCCTCGTCGATGTTGGAGTTCGCTATGGTCAAGGCTTCTATCTCGCCCGACCCGCTCCGCTTGCCGAGTTGGACCAACTCTTCGCTACGCTTCGCCCGTGGCATCGGGGACACGCTCGTTTTGAACGCGAGAGATCTCCCGATGCACCGGTGATCGATGGGCAAAGACAGTCGCCTCATGCCAAGAATCCTTCGATGGGATAA